tgtctcttccCACAATCGTGGTACGAGTAAATACATCTATTACATATGTattgtattttttatttatataagtacatatgtacacataagAATACGTgcctataaatatttattcatGTGCACCGCTGCTGTTGATAGAGAGGGGGTCGCCAAATCGAGACAAACTTGTTTTGTAACGATGTTAAAGCAACGGCTTTTTGCCGATAGTCGGCTACTGGAGATTGAGTCATAAAAATGCTCACtaaaaattgtattaaaacTATTAGAGTATTTTATGCCCTTTAAGAAGCATACCCTTGAAAGTATCAGGAATATTCTTAAGAAAGATTATTTCAAATCTTTTCTTAGTCTCAGGAACCTTTTCTACAATAAATACTATGGAATCAAGATGAAAATAATCACCAGTGATAATTATGAAATCATGTTGTAATATTGAATGAGTTTTCATTCATTCATGTACAATTTCTTGCACAGTTTAAGGAAATTATTACTTCaattgttaatttaatattaaaaataattcAGGATTGAAAACTTCTTACAAATATAGTCACTAATAAAAACAAAGACAGTGGTCCTAAGAGCCTCGTTCCTATATCGAGTCTATATAACCATGTTTAAAAGTTTACTTTTATACTAGTCTCTCAATTTAATACAGTTTCATATACTACTACAAAAGTAGGAATTACCCGCAACTGATGCTCGATATCTGATGTATATTTGCTTTATGCATGATTCGGTCGAAAGAAATAACAGATAACTATATTCTACCCCTATAGAGTGCAGATCGTTCCAAAATTAACCTCGTATTCGTCATGATCTCTTGACGGAGGGTATAGCAAATGTAAATAACAGAAAATAAAAGAGAGAAAACCCAGATTAGAATGGCCTCGCTCTCGGATTTCAGCGGATCTTTGGCTCTGGGTGAAAAGATGCTGGAGAGATGACTCAGCAGTCAAACATTGAATTACCAAACGAGCCACATGGGTGACTGGAGTACAGAAGAGAGAAGAGGAGGCGTATGTATACGGTTGGTTTCTACGAAAATGTCATGTTGTCATGCGTTATCTGCTTGGTAACAGCATAAGGCAGAATAACAGAAACTAGCGGAACAGAACCGAGGCATCGTATACCCTTTGCAGATCGATACCATGGTATCTACTATATATTCGATTCCAATAACTAAAGAAAAACATTCCGACCTTCGGTGTTCGTTTGACTATAGGGGACTTTTACTGTAGTTATTGTAGGAAATGCTAGGTGCTTGTCAAAAATGTAGGCCAACGATTGGTATACCTTCTGCaaagggtataaaaaaaaccgaaaataTTATGCACAGTGGCGGAAAGAACTGTATGAACTACCAAAATGTATGTCTTCTGTATAGTATCTGAGGAAAAGTATCTGATGAAAACGGAGGATTGCTTCTGAGCTCTGGCGATGGTGCAAATGAGGTCGTACATCGACTTTTGTCAGCCACTATGCCGTACATATTTCGGAATGCGAAACgggaacagcaacaacaacaacgctaGACAGAAGTAACAACAAAAGTAGAGCAATTCGGTGAGCGGGGGTAGAAGATGGAGAAGAGAAAACAAGCGGGAAAAGCAGAGCAGAACAGAGCCGGGTCACGCAGCACCAGCGGCAGCCGGCAACAGACTCAAAATAAACTCAAGTGCACTTTTGGTAAGAAAATTTCAACACGAACAAAAAACTACAGAAAGCGCTTTGCttggaaaaagaaaaattataAAAGATGGCTAAAAATACGCAGAtataagtacatacatatgtatttccTACACGTCCGCTGCCTTGATTTCCACTTTATCTACGCACGTTTTTCCACTGTGGTTCCCTTTACTTTACCGCTAGGTTTCGAAGTCGACagcgacaacagcaacaacagccaaAACAAATCAGCCGGCAGCTGTTCTGCCGTTTCTGTTATTTTCCTTTGCACCCCCTCTCGCACCATTAGGACGCAAACACACTCTCTTTGGCTAGACCAAAGAAGGGTATATTAAATGGAAGGTTTGGCAACAAATATCACACACTCCATATCCAATAGTTTTAGTCTTAAATGTTGATTAGAAGACTTTTTTAGAGAATGAGATAATACCAAAATAGGACCACATATCATCTAGAAACTGGCTTGACTTCTACATAGAGGATGAATTCTCGCGCTGTCTCACCTTATATACAATATTCCTTGGTTCAGGCTTTCCCTTGAATTTGTTTTGATTTTTGATTCAGCTTCGATATTGCGATACACGTTATTAACAATTTCTTCCCGCCAGCAACAAAAATGTTTTATtaatacaaacaaaaaacactgCCTCTGAAGGGGCCGCGGGTGGAAAAGGGCGCGCACAATTTATacacaaacaacaaacacacacgaaCGAGCGTACCGTAAAACACACAGCTTGCTACTCATTTACATATACACATCACGTACAGGTATGTAAGTGTATTTTATTCATTTTCGAATAATTTTCAAATAAATTGAGTACCAAATTGGCAAACCAAAGACAAAATCGGACCGCTGCTTGCTTGCTCCGCCGGCCGTGGAAAAATTAAAACTGCCTCATGAAATCTAAATACAAATTCGAAAATTCCACTGCTACAGCGACATTTCCAGCTGTTGGGAGAGTCTAACAGAGCGCGGGTCTGTTAAGCCAGAGAACAGAGGAAAACACAGCCGGCAACCAAGGTGTATCAGAACAGGGTGGGGCATTGCTAGAGAGCGCTCTCACGGATGCTGTTTCTGTGTGTCGCagtatttaaatattttcatgAAACTGCAACGTGAGTTTCAAAAACAGACCAAGTGTGCGATGAAATTTTGCGTGCCTCCGTTAAAGAACTTCGTTTGGATTTCTTGGAACTGTTCCTTACAAAGCTCAACTTTCAAAATGTATAACTGTTGTTGCTAACTTGCGGGGTTTGactgttttttgttggtttggttggttgtGAATTCCCATTTCTTTTGCAACTTTGCTTTTGACAGCGTCTAACAGAGAGCTGTTAATAGGTCTGCCTCTGTTAATATAAATAACAGACGTCAACCAAGGTGTGTTAAAACAGGGAAACAATTTCCAGACAGATCTCTTTTACACGTTTTATGGATTTATTATGGATTAATATGCTGAATTCGAATaaaatatgtatgtgcatacaACTTCACATTTCACAAATTCTACAACCGAAATGACTAGTATCTGTTGCAAATAGGTATCCGGTCATTGGAGGCAGAGAAGCTCAACACATTTTTAATTGGTTCTGGGATATGACAGGCAATTTCTGAATTCCCATTCCTTTTGTAATTCCTTTCCAATTTTGTCGGGTTAATGAAAATGTATGCGGTATAATTGAGCAAACAGACGAACCGGACCGCAAGGGACAGAAGAGTTTTCTGCAGtttaaattgatttttttttgtgtgcatAACAAGGCACAAGCGTGGGCATGGGTTGGGTCCTGTGGCAAGGATAACAACACGTTTGCCATTCCCTTGTAATTGCAAGCCTGTGTGCTGCTGCTCCGGCTGCACTTGGTTGGCAAACATTTCAATATAGTAGTAGGGTTCGTGGCATTTCCATATCGATCGGTTGGTTGGCTACCGCCATTCGCCAGCAGCCATCTATCTAGGAGAAGTACCTCCCACCCACTCGTATTACGTAGCATCCAGCAGTGTACACTCAGTGCTCTGGTGGACACATTATCCTTGTACTTGAACGATTTGCAGGCTAAGTGCACATAATTGAATACTAAGGACAATCCAGTGCAGGTTCTCTTTTTACGACATTGCGTCGTCCGTCTCCGTCTGCCTTGATTGGGCGCTCCTAACGACTATTTTATGAATGAAGAAAAAGGGAATTGCTACCATTATGGTTAGTATATAATTTTGCTAATGATTTCCAGCATTGACAATGCGAAAATAATCCTGATTAGATTGATTTTTGGAGTGAGTTTTCCTGGGGAAACCAATCATACTGGTAAATGTTGGCGAAACCTTTGACAAACGTCTCGTTAACTTCTACGGCGTCAAACTGACAGTTGAGAAAGTAGGCCTTGATCAGCACCTCATTAGTGAAGTAGTTTATTATTAATTAGTATTATTGCAAAAGTCAAACAACAAACGAGTCTGCGGACTCCGTCGCGCTGCCTGCGCTCTGGGCAGTCATTAGTTTCAGTCAGTGAAAAATATAACTGCCTTAGGATTCGCTCGGTCCTTCAGATAGATAGCCACGTTGTAGTCATTCTGGTGTTTATCGAAAATGTTGGGATCCTCGTTTTGGTGAGTTGAAGAAATCAATGCTCTGTTTTTGCTATTTTCTTTCTTCGCCTTTCCAGTCAATTGTGCGCCCCCCTGGTGCTTTGATTTCTGCACCCATCGTATAAGAGTGGTTCTATGTCTAGTATGTCTTGATCAGCACTCGAAGAGGGCTTCAAACTTTACAAATGGTTTGGAATCGCCATGGTTTTGCTTACAGCCTTCATCCAGGATCCTCTTACGCTCATCGAAGACCTCATTGGACTGGGTCTAATTTGAAATACAGACAAAACATAACAAACACATTTTTAACACATAAAATACATACACAAAAGCCTTGAATTACACTTTTACACACTCCTGGAATTGCCGAACAAATAACAAATATTATAGATTGTACCAAAAATACATATTTTATAATGTTTATATGCCATTCATTGTGTTTACACATATATCTTAGTCGGCTCTTTCTTAAGCAGACATTTGCCGTGGAGAAAGATAAGCTTTTCAAACTTTGGTATCAAACTATCATCAAGGGACCTTCCATCTGTACCGCCCATGTTCCCCCATTATGCTCGGCTCGAGACAAGCGAATGCTAATAATAATGACTGGCTGAACTGGTTTCTTATGGGTATCTGAAGTATTTTCAGGGACATGAAATATTTTCCCCATAATTAAAGACTTTATTATTATGCGCATTCTGCCTACAAATATTTATACTACAATATTATCGTCAATTCACAAATAAAAACCATTTCTATTCAAATTTCACCAAAAATTAGTAGAAATTTTCCTGTGCACAGAGAAAAACAATGGGAATTGCTGACTCTTCGATAAAGTATAAAGGAAATACCCCAAAGAGCCTCAAAGtcaaacgaaaagaaaaagaaaaaccaccacaaaagcaacaaaaacttTGTAGGAAAAGTTTTGGCCTTCAAGGAGGCTCTCTCTCAAAGAGGAGCAAATCCATACTTCAGGTTCATTAGACTTGAATGCAAAGTGTGCGTGCGGCTTAAACTTTCAGCTGAAAAACATCatgataataataacaatGTCCCGAAAACCAAACCCCCAGCACTGCGGGAGGCACTGCTGCGGCGTGCCATTATGTAAGCGTCAGGCGTTGCTCAAggacaaacaaacacacacacagcagaaCCGAAGGATAGCAAAGCGCCAACAGGAGACGGACGTACAAATCAGGCGTCTTCTCCCCCTCAAAACCATCACATATATCCACCAGACAGTTGGGGAACGGGACCCACTCACTCTAATAGCAAATGGAATACTACAACGATTTTATTACATATTACACTTTTGCAATGACCATGGAGGAAGGACAACAAATGGACATTGGAGGAGAAccacgcagcagcagcagaagcagcatttGTAAATCAggggaaaaaaacaaacttGTAGCATTAGAACGTTTGGGGCGTGACAGCTAGACAATACTTATGGCTTTGCCGCAGTGGCAGCAGAAACAGAACAGAATGACTGCCAAAAACTAATAATCCGAATGACAGTAAACTCCATTTGCCACGGAAACAGGAAACTAACATTTCTAGATGGGGAAAGCTACTTGTATTTACAGTGAAAGAAGTCTTTGGTAGACAGGGAACTGTTATTCTAAGAGTCCAAGATATTGCAGATAGCAATAAGGGGATGTTTTCGCAAAAGAGATCTTTGACTGTATTTATTTATGAGCAATATTTGTGAATGGGCTTATTGTTTATGATGGATATTCCGCCTTTAAGAAGTACAGCAATCTAATAACAGATTTTTAAGGTTTGTTTTCCATACACAACATAGACTTCAGAATTTACACATCATACAAGAAGTTAATCCCTTAACTTCCGGTATCGTAGGGAAAACTAATGAAAAATCTTACAACAAAAGTTTTACTAATGATTTAAGAACTGCAGCTTTTATCTTCTTCTGTCTGACTGACTGCTTAATATGGATTAAATGATTTCGGTTGTCAAGAGCATCCCCCCCCTTGTATTTCAAGTTCATTTCGGTAGAAGGTCAGCCAGCAAAAGATTTTTTTTGGGCTTCGATGCCATTGTCCACATGACAAAACAAAGTTATTTACTTGGACAGGCGGCAGTTGGAAGGAACAACAATAATGGTACAAACATGGCGCCCTGTGGCTCATTTATCATTATATAAacaacacacgcacacacactgcAAGCTCGTACAAAAAccaaagcatacttttgagCGTTTGATGCAGCTGCGTCTGCGAGACGccgttattattgttattgcagtagcagtagcagcagcaggagtagcagaggcagtggcagagtctGGACAAGAGGCAGAGACAATAGCAGGATACAAAAACCGGGGCAGAGAGAGGCAGCAGAGATGCAGTAGCAGATACAGTACAACagaagcagtggcagagacCGGGTAAAAGGCAGCAATCTGTGACGTAAAAACGACGTCGACATTGGTGTCCGGCATTGTCAACTTATTTTTGTTTAGCGTAGGTAGCGTTACGAGTACCAGTGGGTGGCGCTTCAGTTACATGCGCATTCGGTAGGAAAACATCTGTTTGCCGATTGACgtcggagagagagagagccacacAAAACCAGAGAGAGTGTAAGTTGTATTGAAGGTAGGGTGAAGCTCTCTCTGtatttgtttgtgtgtgtaaaCGCGGCAAGCCAGAGACACAATGGACATCGAACAATAGACATCGTGAGAGCGGCAATGCCTCACCTTATATAAATATGTCTTGAGAGAGCGCAATTGACAAGCAGAGAGTGAGAAATCCTTATTTTTTACCGACGACgggttgttttttttcttttagggTACCATTGGTTTTGGACCTTTAGGATTTATGCCTTTGCAGGAGCTTATTAGATGCCACAGTTACAACAAGATTTATGGCCACCTATTATGCAATTAGGGACATGAGCACCTGTCTAGACCAAACAATTGTTTTTCTTACAAAAGGATGAGAGAGCAGGGAAAAGCATGTAACTTACCGTATATTTTAGAGTTTCTCACAGACACAcctaatatatatttattaaaatatttCTAGGTTTCGTAAGCCGGTAATTTATCAGTTATGTTCAACTCTCTGATATTCTTGATTTATGGTTTTTCTTTAAACTCTACTTTTTACGGTCTTATAGTACTAACATAATGGGATTCTCAATTTTAATAGCACTATGTAATACACttacacacacaaaaacacacacgcacagccCGATTTTTGTTATTGGATGAGGAAGGAAGGGAGTGTGGGAGGCAACGGGGCAACACGAAGGACAGCAGCGACAGTCCGGCAGAGCAGGGCGACGGCCTGCTCCTGCTTAAAGCGAACGCTTCAGCACATTCAAGATTTGCATTAGATTTGCCGTTTTCATATAAACAGCAACCAATTTGATGTGATTTTTGTGGAAATTTGTGTACTTGCTAAAGAAGAACTGGTGCGTGGACATTTTCATTGCCAATTCGATGGAGATGGAGCCACGGCGCACTGATGACTGAATTTTCTCTTTCGTTATCCTGCCGCAAGTTTCCTATCGATATCGATATAGGCGCAATGATACAAAATAGTCGTTTCCACTGGCAGCCTCAGGTTACTGCTTCTAGAGAATGTGTGTTTAATGACTAGGAAAGCAGCCAAATTTtggaaaacaacaaaattatgGAAGACGGACGAAAGATATGCTTAATGATGATATTTATTTGTTATTTTCAGACTGGATGTCTGCCAGGGATGATATAACTAGCTCGATAGCTATCAGTGTTCAGCAATCGGTTCGAAATTGGAACCAGTAATTAACTGACAAACGTGACGTTACAgaatttgcattaaattgCAAATTTAAGCGCTTAAACTAAACAAAAGTTAGTGCCGAACAGTAACTGAATCTAAATTAATTTTAGGAATAGACTTTCCTTTATCAATGATCACCAAAAATACgaaataaaacataaaaagGAACTAAAAATGAACCACAATATTGCTTCATAACAAACAAGGTTGATTCTTTATTTCATTTCGATTCAAAAATTAAACAGTTCTCAAGCAAAACTGCCCAAAAACCGCTTAGAATTTGTGCGCACATTTCTCCATAGAACAACACCGACTAAAATTTAAGTTCTTAAGTTTGGAAGAATCGAGTTACAATATGTTTAAGTACACTCAGCCTGGAACGGCAGTAGTCAACAAAAGGAACACATATGCACGGACTTAGGTTTATAGAGAGAAACGATATATGGGGTGGGGGGCGGAGATCTGTGCGTCTTGTGGCAAATGCAAAGGCAAAagaggaaaggaaaggaaaggaggGAAAGGGGGGTCTCTAGGGTATGCCTATAGTACAAACTAAACGATAAGTATACAATTAAGTCTTTTATCAAAATCACAAAAAGCAATAAATCAAACAGGCCGAGGCACCAAGATCGTTTCCATGGGGATCACAGCTTGCACAGGCAGAAAAGCAGCGGTATGAAAGCTCCGATGGCGATAAACACTGGAAGCAATATGGAAGAGTCATCCATCGAATATGGATTGGGTTGACGTGGTCCGCTGAACGCGCGTTTCGAGTCGGGCGTCTGTGATTGGGATTGCTCTTggcgttgttgttgctgctgctgctggggctgctgtgggggctgttgttgttgatgatgatgattctGGTgttggtgctgttgctgctgctgtggtggtggtggtggtgcatGCTGCTCGAGCATGTCCTCTTCCTCCAGCTCATCCAGATCGTCTAGGTCCTCGTCATCCTCGTCTATATCGTCTCGTTGAGTGCGTACCACACGCTCCTGCTGTCCCTGATTGGGCTTCTCGGGTCCAATCCTGGTGCTGGCTTCCGATGTGGGAATTTGGCTAATGTCCCCTTTGAGCAGGGCAAAGGCATTGATCTTGGGATTGTCCTGGGCACCCTTAATGAAGTCCAGCCGCAGCTGGCCGTTCCTCACATCCGATACCTCGCCCAAGTAGTGCAGTCGCCCGTTGTTGATCTTGAAGTAGACAATCTCATCGTGGGCCGAGCCACGACCCACCTGCTCGTAGATGTCCAGCTGCCTGATGACCGTATGCTTGCGATTGAGCAGCACATCGAACACCTTGCGCCCGGGGGCATCGAAGTACACCTCGCAGAACTTCATTATCAGCGCGTAATCACCGTCGCCGTCGGTGGGGAAGTCGTAGCCAAAGGTCGTCGTGTGGTAGCGCTCCGTGCGATACAGCATCTCGTCATGCTCGTGCGTTCGTCCAATCATCAGCAGATGCTTGCCGTAGTCCGAGGCAATGCCCACATTCTTTAGCGGATCTGCCTCGTAGGTAATGCCATTGCGGTCCGTGTGCTCTTCTCCGCCGGCATTCACTGCGTACACAACCTTAAGGGGATCGGCGGCGGCCATactgaggcagcagcagccgatgAGTAAAAGCAGCACCACGACCGGCTGCAGGGGCTGCCCTCCTCTGCATCCAGTACTACTATTACTACTTGCCCGCAAGTAGTCTCCACCATTGCATGCTACGTTGCACATGTTCTCagtcgtttttgttgttgttaattTGAGTTTCTTCTTCATGTTGATTTTTTGTGGCTGCCGCCGGGCACTGCGGTGCGGTTCTTTTTTAGGGGGCGTCCACTCGTTGCGTGCCGTTCAGCTTTTAGCTCCGATCCCTTACTTCACAGTAAATGTACGGCCAATTGATccattaaaaatatatttttatatattgcAGCCTTCGTGTGCCAGTGGGTTGCGCAGTAGTGTCACACCAGCGGCTAACCACACCATTCGCGGTATTACAAATATTGGCAAAAGACACTTGCTCCGATCTAAGCCACTAATAGCTTATCTTGTACTATTAATTTGCAAAACTTATAAGCAAAAttaataattttatttctgtcGACTTGTGTCACCAGTGAACGGActtatcgttaaaatataaagtccgaccctcagaaatatgcCAAAATATACCATatcatttgaaaaatataccgtaaatatactgacaaattcaagttctattttacatattactcgcttttgatattccgtggaatattactagctataaaAAACTTGCTCCGATCTAAGCCACTAATAGCTTATCTTGTACTATTAATTTGCAAAACTTAAAGGCAAAAttaataattttatttctgtcGACTCGTGTGACCAGTGAACGGACTTATCGTTAAAaaataccgtccgacccttagaaatataccaaaatataccatctcatttgaaaaatataccgtaaatatactgacaaattaaagttatattttacatattactcgtttttgatattccgtggaatattactggTTATGTAGAACATtcagccatgcccacataattttatacgatttatGAATAAATTGTttacttaactggcttattctAAATACTCGCTTTTATAGGATCTTGTctaaaaaaaaggttttagcgaaataggtcaaaacaaaaaaaaacgaaagaggatAGTCGTTCAAATTAAATTATGCACTTAATGGAATGGAAGTTTCTATACCCTTTGTTCTTAATAAACCTTTAAAACGTTTACCCTGCAGTAGTGAGAGGTGTTCCACAATTAAGGAACTATGTAGTTCAAATGACCAGTAGCAATAATTATATTTCGTCGTAGAGATGATTATAACCTAATATGAACTttcttttatatttattaCATGTTTTGCAGAAACATATTAATGTTTATCTCAGCACATTTCCTGGGCTGCAACATGAAAAACACTTTGCAGCACTGCTTTTTAGTTTACTTTCGCTAAAATGAGCGGGAGTATTCAAATAATTATGCCGTATATAAACATTTTACAAATTAAAACGAAAAGCAATTaatcaaatcaaataaatatctAATAAAATGCCATACTTAATTCATAATATAAATTATGGAAGGCTTTTACATAATTTTTAACAACTGAATTATCATAAATGTTAGCCCTAGAGTTGCGTGCCTCATGTAAATGTTTGAAATCCAATTGaatttgtatatgtatatttgacTATAACGTTTAAATAaacttaaatatttaaattgatCGTCAATGCTTTATATATTAGCACACTTAAGATAAATATAATGAAATTAAACATTTTAGCGCGCCAACAGCTGGTTCCAAAACACGAGTGCTTAACAGCTGCACACAACCGCTTTACAACACTAATCCTGTCCGCTACACGTGCATTGGCTGTGATGGAACTTTTGTTCGAAAATAAATCAGAAAAAGGAGTTTTAGTTGCATAAAATAAGTATATTTAGACTGCATATCCAGTGCTCAAGCACTATAGAGTCGGCTAGCATCCGGAACATCGCCAGACAGCCATGAATTTCGAGGAAGAAGACCAACTAGAGC
The sequence above is a segment of the Drosophila miranda strain MSH22 chromosome 4, D.miranda_PacBio2.1, whole genome shotgun sequence genome. Coding sequences within it:
- the LOC117188688 gene encoding uncharacterized protein LOC117188688 codes for the protein MKMSTHQFFFSKYTNFHKNHIKLVAVYMKTANLMQILNVLKRSL
- the LOC108161800 gene encoding malectin, which codes for MKKKLKLTTTKTTENMCNVACNGGDYLRASSNSSTGCRGGQPLQPVVVLLLLIGCCCLSMAAADPLKVVYAVNAGGEEHTDRNGITYEADPLKNVGIASDYGKHLLMIGRTHEHDEMLYRTERYHTTTFGYDFPTDGDGDYALIMKFCEVYFDAPGRKVFDVLLNRKHTVIRQLDIYEQVGRGSAHDEIVYFKINNGRLHYLGEVSDVRNGQLRLDFIKGAQDNPKINAFALLKGDISQIPTSEASTRIGPEKPNQGQQERVVRTQRDDIDEDDEDLDDLDELEEEDMLEQHAPPPPPQQQQQHQHQNHHHQQQQPPQQPQQQQQQQRQEQSQSQTPDSKRAFSGPRQPNPYSMDDSSILLPVFIAIGAFIPLLFCLCKL